The Streptomyces sp. NBC_01255 genome window below encodes:
- a CDS encoding phosphatidylserine decarboxylase, translated as MPHSQTSAHRDSLSGVRLARGASPWLLPTVATAALSLLRARKSRRAAAIAVPTTALAAGMLWFFRDPEREIAQGRVISPADGVVQSIMPWKDGRTRVAIFMSPLNVHVNRAPLAGTVTSVEHIPGGFVPAFNKESENNERVVWHFDTELGDIEMVQIAGAVARRIVPYIPQGTKVEQGDRIGLIRFGSRVDIYLPEGVEVAVEVGQATTAGVTRIDRD; from the coding sequence ATGCCCCACAGCCAAACCTCTGCACACCGCGACAGCCTCTCGGGCGTACGCCTCGCGCGCGGAGCATCGCCGTGGCTTCTGCCGACCGTCGCCACCGCGGCGCTCTCCCTCTTGCGCGCGCGCAAGTCGCGACGAGCCGCGGCCATCGCCGTGCCGACCACCGCGCTCGCGGCCGGCATGCTGTGGTTCTTCCGCGACCCCGAGCGCGAGATCGCGCAGGGCCGGGTCATCTCCCCCGCCGACGGTGTGGTGCAGAGCATCATGCCGTGGAAGGACGGACGCACCCGGGTCGCCATCTTCATGAGCCCGCTGAACGTCCACGTCAACCGCGCGCCGCTGGCCGGCACGGTGACGTCCGTGGAGCACATCCCCGGCGGGTTCGTCCCGGCGTTCAACAAGGAGAGCGAGAACAACGAGCGCGTTGTCTGGCACTTCGACACCGAGCTCGGCGACATCGAGATGGTGCAGATCGCGGGTGCCGTCGCACGACGCATCGTGCCGTACATCCCGCAGGGGACGAAGGTCGAGCAGGGTGACCGGATCGGTCTGATCCGCTTCGGTTCGCGTGTCGACATCTACCTCCCGGAGGGTGTCGAGGTCGCCGTCGAGGTCGGCCAGGCCACG